A stretch of Bombina bombina isolate aBomBom1 chromosome 2, aBomBom1.pri, whole genome shotgun sequence DNA encodes these proteins:
- the APEX1 gene encoding DNA-(apurinic or apyrimidinic site) endonuclease, giving the protein MPKRGKKEEASEDHEQNGNEPEVKKGKKGAGKAEKEAEPAAVYEDAPDKLTTEDGKKYSLKISSWNVDGIRAWFKKQGLTWVREEDPDIMCLQETKCAEKALPAEIKDMPEYPHKYWACSDEKEGYSGVAMLCKEKPLNVTYGIGIEEHDKEGRVITAEFDSYYLVAAYVPNASRGLVRLDYRQRWDVDFRSYLKGLDSKKSLILCGDLNVAHAEIDLKNPKTNKKTPGFTPQERQGFSDLLDEGFLDSFRELYPTTPYAYTFWTYMMNARAKNVGWRLDYFVLSKSLRPALCDSKIRSKAMGSDHCPITLYMAI; this is encoded by the exons ATGCCCAAAAGGGGGAAGAAGGAAGAAGCCAGTGAGGATCATGAGCAGAATGGGAATG AACCTGAAGTTAAAAAAGGTAAGAAGGGAGCAGGTAAGGCTGAGAAGGAAGCAGAACCTGCTGCTGTCTATGAAGATGCTCCGGATAAGCTGACAACAGAAGATGGCAAGAAATACAGCTTGAAAATCAGctcttggaatgtggatggcatcAGGGCCTGGTTTAAAAAACAGGGATTGACT TGGGTAAGAGAAGAAGACCCTGACATAATGTGTCTTCAAGAGACCAAGTGTGCAGAGAAAGCCTTGCCTGCTGAAATCAAAGACATGCCTGAGTATCCCCACAAATACTGGGCATGCTCTGATGAAAAGGAGGGGTACAGTGGTGTGGCCATGCTTTGTAAAGAAAAACCACTAAATGTTACCTATGGCATTG GAATTGAAGAGCACGATAAAGAAGGTCGTGTCATAACGGCTGAATTTGATTCTTACTATCTGGTTGCTGCTTATGTACCCAATGCAAGCCGTGGCCTGGTACGTCTAGACTATCGTCAGCGATGGGATGTGGATTTTCGTAGCTATTTGAAAGGGCTTGATAGCAAGAAATCACTAATACTGTGTGGGGATCTGAATGTAGCCCATGCAGAGATTGACTTGAAAAACCCCAAGACCAACAAAAAGACACCCGGATTTACCCCGCAGGAGCGTCAGGGTTTTAGTGATCTGCTTGATGAGGGCTTTCTGGATAGCTTTCGAGAATTGTACCCTACAACACCTTATGCATACACCTTCTGGACATATATGATGAATGCCCGGGCCAAGAATGTGGGCTGGAGGCTGGATTACTTTGTACTTTCAAAATCACTACGGCCAGCCCTGTGTGACAGCAAGATAAGGAGCAAGGCCATGGGAAGTGACCACTGCCCTATAACTCTCTACATGGCCATATAG